In one window of Leifsonia sp. NPDC080035 DNA:
- a CDS encoding acetate kinase has product MSAVLVVNSGSSSLKYQLIDADSGDALASGLVERIGEPSGHIRHRGPDGSSERTLPIPDHTAGFRAMLEAFEADGPDLAEHPLAAVGHRVVHGGKRFFEPTIVTPLVEINIEDLSDLAPLHNPANLQGIRAAKKAFPDVPHVAVFDTAFHQTLDPAAYTYAIDAALAEKHRVRRYGFHGTSHKYVSGRVAAVLERPLGDLRQIVLHLGNGASACAVDGGRSVDTSMGMTPLEGLVMGTRSGDIDPAVLVHLARRAGLGIDDLDDLLNRRSGLLGLAGHGDMRDVRRAAESGDASARLAIDVVVHRLKHYIGAYTAILGGLDALTFTAGVGEHNPWLRAEVCAGLEGLGIRIDPRRNEAERDDARVISTDDSPVTVLVVPTNEELEIARQSLQAVGEG; this is encoded by the coding sequence ATGAGCGCCGTCCTCGTGGTCAACAGCGGCTCGTCGTCGCTGAAGTACCAGCTGATCGACGCGGACAGCGGCGACGCCCTGGCCAGTGGGCTGGTCGAGCGCATCGGCGAGCCGTCCGGCCACATCCGGCACCGCGGGCCGGACGGGTCCAGCGAGCGCACGCTGCCCATCCCGGACCACACGGCGGGGTTCCGCGCGATGCTGGAGGCGTTCGAGGCGGACGGCCCCGACCTGGCGGAGCATCCCCTCGCCGCGGTCGGTCACCGCGTGGTGCACGGCGGCAAGCGGTTCTTCGAGCCGACGATCGTCACGCCGCTCGTGGAGATCAACATCGAGGACCTCTCCGACCTAGCTCCCCTGCACAACCCGGCGAACCTGCAGGGGATCCGCGCGGCGAAGAAGGCGTTCCCCGATGTGCCGCACGTCGCGGTCTTCGACACCGCGTTCCACCAGACGCTCGACCCCGCCGCGTACACCTACGCGATCGACGCCGCGCTGGCCGAGAAGCACCGGGTGCGCCGGTACGGCTTCCACGGGACGTCGCACAAGTACGTCTCGGGACGCGTCGCCGCGGTGCTCGAGCGCCCGCTCGGCGACCTCAGGCAGATCGTGCTGCACCTCGGCAACGGGGCGTCGGCCTGCGCGGTCGACGGCGGACGCTCCGTCGACACCTCGATGGGCATGACGCCGCTGGAGGGCCTGGTCATGGGCACCCGCTCCGGCGACATCGACCCGGCCGTCCTCGTCCATCTCGCGCGCCGGGCCGGCCTCGGCATCGACGACCTGGACGACCTGCTCAACCGGCGCAGCGGCCTGCTCGGCCTCGCCGGTCACGGCGACATGCGGGACGTCCGGCGCGCGGCTGAGTCCGGGGATGCGTCCGCGCGGCTCGCGATCGACGTCGTGGTGCACCGCCTCAAGCACTACATCGGGGCGTACACCGCCATCCTCGGCGGTCTCGACGCGCTCACCTTCACCGCGGGCGTCGGCGAGCACAATCCGTGGCTGCGCGCAGAGGTCTGCGCCGGACTGGAGGGGCTCGGCATCCGGATCGACCCGCGCCGGAACGAGGCGGAGAGGGACGACGCGCGCGTCATCTCGACCGACGACTCCCCGGTGACGGTTCTGGTGGTGCCGACGAACGAGGAACTGGAGATCGCCCGGCAGAGCCTGCAGGCGGTCGGCGAGGGCTGA
- a CDS encoding acyl-CoA thioesterase/BAAT N-terminal domain-containing protein → MRRRGGGTPDGGARHTRLASPRRAHGPLGLLVAALASVALALSGCTATGATSGPRFVTPPLIRFSSVLWPVPLELVGAAPGSRVRIEARLRTSRGSWHSAATYTVPATGVVDLASATPQLAAFRRPDSAGLFWSLRGPQLPPAQLARQWMRDTNAVTLTASDGDRLVAERTFELQGLAAEQSPHTVYTRDLLAGSFEGLLPRETHEEQPVGRFWDASSLERPVSPAVLMFDDPSTGASSAFTAPLLSAFGASVFVLPLGSPDGVHVSSVIDSGTVESVLQWLSTRQDVDGRHIFVYGTGPAEPLALWAAARFPDRLHGVFAGGGAASPLCSPPGARSPIDEGGVPVACVNEATARATSLAGMNGPVVLVCGGRDAVLESSCEAQRAVAALRTPRAGDALLVQPDAAHAVTVPPGLPIALPDASGARGADAQATQEARVAFWNTVGHLLLRAALP, encoded by the coding sequence ATGCGGCGACGGGGCGGCGGAACACCGGACGGGGGTGCACGGCACACCCGGCTCGCCTCCCCGCGGCGCGCCCACGGTCCTCTCGGCCTGCTCGTCGCCGCGCTCGCGTCCGTCGCACTCGCACTGAGCGGCTGCACCGCGACCGGCGCGACGTCCGGCCCGCGGTTCGTGACACCGCCGCTCATCCGGTTCAGCTCGGTGCTCTGGCCGGTCCCGCTGGAGCTGGTCGGCGCCGCTCCCGGGAGCCGCGTGCGCATCGAGGCGCGTCTGCGCACCTCCCGCGGGTCCTGGCACTCGGCGGCGACCTACACGGTGCCCGCCACCGGAGTCGTGGATCTGGCGAGCGCGACCCCTCAGCTGGCGGCGTTCCGGCGGCCGGACTCGGCGGGGCTGTTCTGGTCGCTGCGCGGCCCCCAGCTGCCGCCCGCGCAGCTGGCCCGGCAGTGGATGCGGGACACGAACGCGGTGACGCTCACGGCGAGCGACGGCGACCGGCTGGTGGCCGAGCGCACCTTCGAGCTGCAAGGCCTGGCGGCGGAGCAGTCGCCGCACACCGTGTACACGCGCGACCTCCTCGCCGGCTCCTTCGAGGGCCTGCTGCCGCGCGAGACGCACGAAGAGCAGCCTGTCGGCCGGTTCTGGGACGCGTCGTCGCTGGAGCGCCCCGTCTCTCCCGCCGTGCTCATGTTCGACGACCCGTCGACGGGGGCATCGTCCGCGTTCACCGCGCCCCTGCTCTCCGCCTTCGGCGCGTCGGTGTTCGTCCTCCCGCTCGGCTCGCCGGACGGCGTGCACGTCTCCAGCGTCATCGACAGCGGGACCGTGGAGTCGGTGCTGCAGTGGCTGAGCACGCGTCAGGACGTGGACGGCAGGCACATCTTCGTCTACGGCACCGGGCCCGCCGAGCCGCTCGCCCTGTGGGCCGCCGCCCGGTTCCCCGACCGGCTGCACGGCGTCTTCGCCGGCGGAGGGGCGGCATCGCCGCTCTGCTCGCCGCCGGGCGCGCGGTCGCCGATCGACGAGGGCGGCGTTCCCGTCGCCTGTGTGAACGAGGCGACGGCACGCGCGACCTCGCTCGCCGGCATGAACGGGCCGGTCGTGCTCGTCTGCGGCGGACGGGACGCCGTGCTCGAGTCCTCCTGCGAGGCGCAGCGCGCCGTCGCCGCACTGCGCACCCCGCGTGCCGGAGACGCGCTGCTCGTGCAGCCGGACGCCGCGCACGCCGTGACCGTGCCTCCGGGGCTCCCGATCGCGCTCCCGGACGCCTCCGGCGCGCGCGGTGCCGACGCGCAGGCCACCCAGGAGGCGCGGGTCGCCTTCTGGAACACCGTCGGTCATCTGCTGCTGCGGGCGGCGCTGCCATGA
- a CDS encoding acyl-CoA thioesterase/BAAT N-terminal domain-containing protein, producing MSARSARTARRALAATALAACLAVLCGCSPAPSGGPRIAADRFGNGISDPISIAIVGARPGEDVVLTAQADTSAGTWSSRAIYAVPPDGTVRLWSQQAVTAPWVRPDGGAPLWSMTGPSLSQHDLERAWAQNPVTIRLTAEQAGRRVAATAVHRSALAAQSVERDIDSADLLGASGASQGGTLGALRVGRLFSPLPALVHRRPAVIVVDGDEGGASGSFVAARIAELGFPVFVLPAFGPEGQIPGSAALSVDAFDAARAWLAARPGVDPGRIVVYGTGRAAPLALWFAAEEPGEVYGAIAAGGPTALLCTSTAGTPVLYSHGRPVPCASPDRTIADTPILPLARIPGPVLLACGTADQLLPSACDWQRAGEAARGRRGQAETLYAIGAAHEIATPALLPIGLDGLPPATAQATEDARTAFWSRVTALLEEAIRS from the coding sequence ATGAGCGCCCGGAGCGCCAGGACCGCACGGCGCGCCCTCGCCGCGACCGCCCTCGCCGCGTGCCTCGCCGTCCTCTGCGGCTGCTCGCCCGCGCCCTCCGGGGGTCCGCGGATCGCCGCGGACCGGTTCGGCAACGGCATATCCGACCCGATCTCGATCGCGATCGTCGGCGCGCGGCCGGGGGAGGACGTGGTGCTGACCGCGCAGGCCGACACGTCGGCGGGGACCTGGAGCTCGCGCGCGATCTACGCCGTGCCCCCGGACGGCACGGTGCGGCTGTGGTCGCAGCAGGCGGTCACGGCGCCGTGGGTGCGGCCGGACGGCGGCGCCCCGCTCTGGAGCATGACGGGACCGTCGCTCAGCCAGCACGACCTCGAGCGGGCCTGGGCGCAGAACCCGGTGACCATCCGCCTGACCGCGGAGCAGGCGGGGAGGCGCGTGGCGGCGACGGCCGTCCACCGCAGCGCGCTCGCGGCCCAGAGCGTCGAGCGGGACATCGACTCCGCCGACCTGCTCGGCGCCTCCGGAGCGTCACAGGGCGGCACGCTCGGCGCCCTCCGGGTCGGCCGGCTGTTCTCGCCGCTGCCCGCCCTCGTGCACCGGCGTCCGGCGGTCATCGTCGTCGACGGCGACGAGGGCGGCGCGTCCGGGTCGTTCGTCGCCGCCCGGATCGCCGAGCTGGGCTTCCCGGTGTTCGTGCTGCCCGCCTTCGGGCCGGAGGGCCAGATCCCGGGGTCGGCCGCGCTCTCGGTCGACGCGTTCGACGCGGCGCGCGCGTGGCTCGCCGCCCGGCCCGGCGTGGATCCGGGGCGGATCGTCGTGTACGGCACGGGCCGTGCCGCGCCGCTCGCGCTGTGGTTCGCCGCGGAGGAACCCGGCGAGGTCTACGGGGCCATCGCGGCGGGCGGGCCGACCGCCCTGCTCTGCACGTCCACCGCGGGAACACCCGTCCTGTACTCCCACGGCCGCCCGGTGCCGTGCGCGAGCCCCGACCGCACGATCGCGGACACGCCGATCCTGCCGCTCGCGCGCATCCCTGGCCCGGTCCTGCTCGCGTGCGGGACCGCGGATCAGCTGCTGCCGTCCGCCTGCGACTGGCAGCGTGCGGGGGAGGCGGCGCGCGGCCGTCGCGGCCAGGCGGAGACGCTGTACGCGATCGGGGCGGCCCACGAGATCGCGACGCCGGCCCTGCTCCCGATCGGGCTGGACGGGCTTCCTCCCGCGACCGCCCAGGCCACCGAGGATGCGCGCACCGCGTTCTGGTCGCGGGTCACCGCACTGCTCGAGGAGGCGATCCGCTCGTGA
- a CDS encoding acyl-CoA thioesterase/BAAT N-terminal domain-containing protein: MRLRRVIAAAAALAVAGLALAGCGARAGAAGPRFVVSANPSPVWEPVGIRLVALPPGQQVTIRASARIGDLWTSQAVYAVPADGEVDLARQAPLDAPFSAPDGMGLFWSLRDTTGASATSDEVWGGATVTVDLQATVAGRPVASTEVRRVGLAAAAPSRAVFDDGITGDYFQPITTASGVRPGVLVFDGTDPGAPTGVLAAATLSAMGYPALAISTYGSAGQLDPLRSLPGERVLAAVSWLRSQPGVDDQRIFAFGTSRGAPLALWAASEYAGTIYGAIAPGGTTGLICPSPVPSPAVTVGGAWVPCVTGTHDVTAAAVLDLRRIPGPVVLGCAGRDEVLGNGCAWMAAAARERPAREGDAYVRAPDATHLFYLPPYTPLSLPDPPAAAPTEHAREAVWAAIAAALTAPSTVPGR, from the coding sequence GTGAGGCTGCGCCGGGTCATCGCCGCTGCGGCCGCGCTCGCCGTCGCCGGGCTCGCGCTGGCCGGCTGCGGCGCGCGCGCCGGTGCGGCGGGACCGCGGTTCGTGGTGAGCGCGAATCCGAGCCCGGTGTGGGAGCCCGTCGGCATCCGGCTCGTCGCGCTGCCGCCCGGTCAGCAGGTCACGATCCGCGCGTCCGCGCGCATCGGGGACCTCTGGACGTCGCAGGCGGTCTACGCCGTCCCCGCGGACGGTGAGGTGGACCTCGCCAGGCAGGCCCCGCTCGACGCGCCCTTCTCCGCGCCTGACGGCATGGGTCTGTTCTGGTCCCTCAGGGACACCACCGGCGCCTCCGCGACCTCCGACGAGGTGTGGGGCGGCGCCACGGTCACGGTGGACCTGCAGGCGACGGTCGCGGGCCGGCCGGTGGCGTCGACCGAGGTGCGGCGGGTCGGCCTCGCCGCCGCCGCGCCCTCCCGTGCGGTGTTCGACGACGGCATCACCGGCGACTACTTCCAGCCGATCACGACGGCGAGCGGTGTCCGGCCGGGCGTCCTCGTGTTCGACGGCACCGACCCGGGGGCGCCGACCGGCGTGCTCGCCGCGGCCACCCTCTCGGCGATGGGCTACCCGGCGCTCGCGATCTCGACCTACGGCTCCGCCGGGCAGCTGGATCCGCTGCGCAGCCTGCCTGGCGAGCGCGTCCTCGCCGCGGTGAGCTGGCTGCGCTCGCAGCCGGGCGTTGACGACCAGCGCATCTTCGCGTTCGGCACCTCGCGCGGGGCGCCCCTCGCGCTCTGGGCCGCGAGCGAGTACGCGGGCACGATCTACGGGGCGATCGCGCCGGGAGGCACCACCGGCCTGATCTGCCCGTCGCCGGTGCCCAGCCCCGCGGTGACCGTCGGCGGCGCGTGGGTGCCGTGCGTCACGGGCACGCACGATGTCACGGCGGCCGCCGTGCTCGACCTGCGGCGCATCCCCGGCCCGGTCGTCCTCGGCTGCGCAGGAAGGGACGAGGTGCTCGGGAACGGCTGCGCGTGGATGGCGGCGGCGGCCCGTGAGCGCCCCGCGAGGGAGGGTGACGCGTACGTGCGGGCCCCCGATGCGACCCACCTCTTCTACCTGCCGCCGTACACGCCGCTGTCGCTGCCGGACCCGCCGGCCGCCGCGCCGACCGAGCACGCCAGGGAGGCGGTCTGGGCGGCCATCGCGGCCGCCCTGACGGCCCCGTCGACCGTGCCGGGGCGCTGA